acacactatacctacagtatatactctcatacacacaatatctacagtatatactcacacacactatacctacagtatatactctcacacactatacctacagtatatactgtcacacacaatatctacagtatatactatcacacacactatacctacagtatatactgtcacacacactatacctacagtatatactctcatacacacaatatctacagtatatactgtcacacacactatacctacagtatatactcacacacactatacctacagtatatactgtcacacactatacctacagtatatactcacacacactatacctacagtatatactctcacacactatacctacagtatatactgccatacacactatacctacagtatatactctcatacacacaatatctacagtatatactcacacacactatacctacagtatatactctcacacactatacctacagtatatactgccatacacactatacctacagtatatactctcacacacactatacctacagtatatactctcacacactatacctacagtatatactgtcacacacactatacctacagtatatactgtcacacacactatacctacagtatatactgtcacacacactatacctacagtatatactgtcacacacactatacctacagtatatactctcacacacactatacctacagtatatactgtcacacacactatacctacagtatatactctcacacacactatacctacagtatatactgtcacacacactatacctacagtatatactctcacacactatacctacagtatatactgtcacacacactatacctacagtatatactctcacacacattaTACCTACAATATATGTTTGTATATATTATGTAGAAAAACAGTAACTTGTTTCATTCTGTCTATATCGGTCTCGCCCTGAAACGAGGACTTCTAACATTTTTGTCATCTCACTCATGTGTTCACCTCTGGTTTCTATGGCGACGGGTTCAGAGAACTCGCCAGCGGCTGCTTTGTTTCTCGCTCGAACACGAACAACGACGAACCGAGAGTCAAATTTCAGCCCTGAAACAGAAGCACAGGAAGACCACGTCACAGTTTAAATAGTCTCCTTGACCCCTCACCTGAGATCTGACCCCTCACCTGACACCTGACCCCTCACCTGAGATGGTGATTTTTGTCTCTCTGATATCGGGGATTTTTTCCCAGCATGTTTCTCCTGCGGCTCTCAGTGAGCTGTCGTGATTTGTTTTTCGGTATTCGAGTTCGTAACATTCAATTCGTCCGCTGACACCGTCACCATCAGCCTCACAAGCTGGTCGCCAGGCAACCGTGATGGAGTTGTCACGGATGACATAACTGGAGACGTCGATCTCTGGCGCTCTGGGAACTGTGGGAACAGGTCAGATACTGTGAACGAGACGAATCTGGAGCTTTCAACAGTTTCACACTGTCTTCATCTCCAGTGGactttgctcagttgtcatggaaactGAAGATgtctgtaataataatttttttccgACCATGGCGTGTGTTTGGCGGTGCTGCATAGCAGACCCAGTCACTGCAAAACTTGATTCTTCTTACCAAGAAAAAGAGGTACTTTCCTGCTCTAACTAATAAATCCCCTCATAAACTGACCAAAGagagacaatttaaaaaaggtgtTCCTCACCTGGCAGGAACTGAAGTCGTTGAAGCCCCGCCCTCTCTGCGTTGAAGTCAACTGTAAATTGCGACATGTTTTCCGATACCGCCAGACGAGTCGTCAGCCGGAAAGCTGGAGCCATAGTTACCCTGGCAACAACAAGTGGCGGGGTTTCAGCGAGGGAGGGTTAGTACTGTTAAGGGGCGTGGcttaaaggaaaataatttcAGAACTGTGATTCATTTGTAAGTCTGAACTTTGACTTGTTAGTTTGAAAGTGTCTGAGAAGACGTGAGGGtagaagagacagaaaaaaacagaatcaatattaaaaaactaaaactgactgttaaaataaaaataaaaacaaacaaatacaattgaaaaaattaaaatgtgactaGAACTGAACAGTGACAGTAAACAGGATGAAACACAAAAGCCGTGTCCTAACTGAATGCAAGCGTCGGGTACCATCGGTCCATTACATGATGTCAACAGAGCCCGGACCTGTTTCTGTCAGACAGAGAGGTAACCACTCAAGGAAAAGAATGGTGAGTAAAGTTATGTGCCATCTTTCTACCTTTCTACAATTTcaatattttgatgttttttgtgtCCTTCACTGGAACTGGAACTGGAACCCGCAACAAGTGGTTCTATTATGAAAGCAGTTTCTAGCTTTTTActatggctgctgcatggctgtgtatagctgTGTATAGCTGtgtatagctgctacatggctgctgcatggctgctgcatggctgtgtatagctgtgtatagctgctacatggctgctgcatggctgtgtatagctgtgtatagctgctacatggctgctgcatggctgctgcatggctgtgtataactgtgtatagc
The sequence above is drawn from the Micropterus dolomieu isolate WLL.071019.BEF.003 ecotype Adirondacks unplaced genomic scaffold, ASM2129224v1 contig_11576, whole genome shotgun sequence genome and encodes:
- the LOC123965869 gene encoding FSD1-like protein → MAPAFRLTTRLAVSENMSQFTVDFNAERAGLQRLQFLPVPRAPEIDVSSYVIRDNSITVAWRPACEADGDGVSGRIECYELEYRKTNHDSSLRAAGETCWEKIPDIRETKITISGLKFDSRFVVVRVRARNKAAAGEFSEPVAIETRGEHMSEMTKMLEVLVSGRDRYRQNET